A DNA window from Methylobacterium sp. NMS14P contains the following coding sequences:
- a CDS encoding TetR/AcrR family transcriptional regulator, with translation MSPADAPPANPPVNLAAHLPAPPPAKDAYATEAICARILARHRDRISVRKDHVAVANLARIIEAVLKLSSRQGFHETSLRDLARASGLSMGGLYSYFDNKNTLLVMILTEVAETAEAVLRQAPAGLAADPAAHLRWLIETHIRLTEAMQPWFVFAFMEAKGFPAPARTMATESEAATERIFAEVLARGAAAGVFAVADVDLTAALIKPLLQDWYVKRAKHRKRGIPIQRYIAGVTAFVERAIAAG, from the coding sequence ATGAGCCCCGCAGACGCTCCTCCGGCCAACCCGCCGGTGAACCTCGCGGCGCACCTTCCGGCGCCCCCTCCGGCGAAGGACGCCTACGCGACCGAGGCGATCTGCGCGCGGATCCTGGCGCGGCACCGGGACCGGATCAGCGTCCGGAAGGACCACGTCGCCGTCGCCAACCTCGCGCGGATCATCGAGGCGGTGCTGAAGCTGTCGAGCCGGCAGGGCTTCCACGAGACGAGCCTGCGCGACCTCGCCCGGGCCTCGGGGCTCAGCATGGGCGGGCTCTACTCGTACTTCGACAACAAGAACACGCTGCTGGTGATGATCCTCACCGAGGTGGCCGAGACGGCCGAGGCGGTCCTGCGGCAGGCCCCGGCGGGGCTCGCGGCGGATCCGGCCGCGCACCTGCGCTGGCTGATCGAGACCCATATCCGCCTGACCGAGGCGATGCAGCCCTGGTTCGTCTTCGCCTTCATGGAGGCGAAGGGATTCCCGGCCCCCGCCCGGACGATGGCGACGGAGAGCGAGGCCGCCACGGAGCGCATCTTCGCCGAGGTCCTCGCCCGCGGCGCGGCGGCGGGCGTCTTCGCGGTCGCCGACGTCGATCTCACCGCGGCGCTGATCAAGCCGCTCCTGCAGGACTGGTACGTGAAGCGGGCCAAGCACCGGAAGCGCGGGATCCCGATCCAGCGCTACATCGCGGGCGTGACCGCGTTCGTCGAGAGGGCCATCGCGGCGGGCTGA
- a CDS encoding acyl-CoA dehydrogenase family protein, whose amino-acid sequence MDFTISPRVEDYRARIAAFVDAHILPLEADPAAYDGHGNISLAELARLRGLARAEGLWCLQLRPETGGAGLDKVGMAACYEAMNRSIFGPVVFNSAAPDDGNMMVLEKVATPDQKARWLAPIVDGRVRSAFAMTEPHPGGGSDPGMIQTRAERRGDGYVVTGRKWYITGAEEAEHFILMARTSDDARKGLTAFLFHRDQPGWRILRRIPIMGPEEHGGHCELLFEGLEIPAENVLMTEGDGLKLTQIRLGPARLTHCMRWLGLSKRCVEIARAYAAERHGFGIRLADRESIQLMLGDLAMRIEIGRLLVMKAAWALDQGSFARKEVSMAKVHVANLLHAAADTAIQINGARGYSTDTPLEWIYRYARQARLVDGADEVHKMVLNRNLEAEGDAFWSWGVGA is encoded by the coding sequence GTGGATTTCACCATCTCCCCGCGCGTCGAGGATTACCGCGCCCGGATCGCGGCCTTCGTGGACGCGCACATCCTGCCGCTGGAGGCCGATCCGGCCGCCTATGACGGCCACGGCAACATCAGCCTCGCCGAGCTGGCCCGGCTGCGCGGCCTCGCCCGCGCAGAGGGCCTGTGGTGCCTGCAGCTGCGGCCCGAGACCGGCGGCGCCGGGCTCGACAAGGTCGGCATGGCGGCCTGCTACGAGGCCATGAACCGCTCGATCTTCGGGCCGGTCGTGTTCAACTCGGCCGCGCCCGACGACGGCAACATGATGGTGCTGGAGAAGGTCGCGACCCCGGACCAGAAGGCGCGCTGGCTCGCGCCGATCGTGGACGGGCGGGTCCGCTCGGCCTTCGCCATGACCGAGCCGCATCCCGGCGGCGGCTCCGATCCCGGCATGATCCAGACCCGGGCCGAGCGGCGGGGCGACGGCTACGTGGTCACCGGCCGCAAGTGGTACATCACCGGGGCCGAGGAGGCCGAGCACTTCATCCTGATGGCGCGCACCTCCGACGACGCGCGGAAAGGGCTGACCGCCTTCCTGTTCCACAGGGACCAGCCCGGCTGGCGGATCCTGCGCCGCATCCCGATCATGGGGCCGGAGGAGCACGGCGGCCACTGCGAGCTGCTGTTCGAGGGCCTGGAGATCCCGGCCGAGAACGTCCTGATGACCGAGGGCGACGGCCTGAAGCTCACCCAGATCCGTCTCGGGCCGGCGCGGCTGACCCACTGCATGCGCTGGCTCGGCCTGTCGAAGCGCTGCGTCGAGATCGCCCGGGCCTACGCGGCCGAGCGGCACGGCTTCGGGATCCGGCTGGCCGACCGGGAGAGCATCCAGCTGATGCTCGGCGACCTCGCCATGCGGATCGAGATCGGGCGCCTCCTGGTGATGAAGGCCGCCTGGGCCCTCGACCAGGGCAGCTTCGCCCGCAAGGAGGTGTCGATGGCCAAGGTGCACGTGGCCAACCTCCTGCACGCGGCCGCCGACACGGCGATCCAGATCAACGGCGCGCGGGGCTACTCCACCGACACCCCCCTCGAGTGGATCTACCGCTACGCCCGGCAGGCCCGCCTCGTGGACGGGGCCGACGAGGTCCACAAGATGGTCCTGAACCGCAACCTCGAGGCCGAGGGCGACGCCTTCTGGTCGTGGGGCGTCGGGGCCTGA
- the bktB gene encoding beta-ketothiolase BktB, with amino-acid sequence MTEVVITGAVRTAIGTFGGALAGTPPSVLAARCVAEALRRAGTAPEAVGHVVLGNVIPTEPRDAYIARVAAMEGGIPEEVPAMTVNRLCGSGLQAIVSAAQSILLGDAETAVAGGAESMSRAPHLLTTGRTGSRMGDAVLVDYMLGALTDPFGNGHMGVTAENVAARYAVPRDAQDAFAAESQARAARAIREGRFREQILPIEVQRRRETVAFDTDEHPKATSAEDLAKLRPAFSKTGSVTAGNASGLNDGAAALVLSSAARAARDGATPLARIVGYAHAGVDPSEMGMGPVPAVRRLLERTGLRAADFDVVESNEAFAAQACAVSRELDLDPDRVNPNGGAIALGHPIGATGAIITVKALYELARTGGRYGLVTMCIGGGQGIAMALERVP; translated from the coding sequence ATGACCGAGGTCGTGATCACAGGCGCGGTGCGCACCGCGATCGGCACGTTCGGCGGCGCGCTGGCCGGCACGCCGCCCTCCGTCCTCGCCGCCCGCTGCGTCGCGGAGGCGCTGCGCCGCGCCGGGACCGCGCCCGAGGCGGTCGGCCACGTGGTCCTCGGCAACGTCATCCCGACCGAGCCCCGGGACGCCTACATCGCCCGCGTCGCCGCCATGGAGGGCGGGATTCCCGAGGAGGTGCCGGCCATGACGGTCAACCGCCTCTGCGGCAGCGGCCTGCAGGCGATCGTCTCGGCCGCGCAGTCCATCCTGCTCGGCGACGCCGAGACGGCGGTGGCCGGCGGCGCCGAGAGCATGAGCCGCGCGCCCCACCTCCTGACCACCGGGCGGACCGGGTCGCGCATGGGCGACGCCGTGCTGGTCGACTACATGCTCGGCGCGCTGACCGACCCGTTCGGCAACGGCCACATGGGCGTCACCGCCGAGAACGTGGCCGCGCGCTACGCCGTCCCCCGCGACGCGCAGGACGCCTTCGCGGCCGAGAGCCAGGCCCGCGCCGCGCGGGCGATCCGCGAGGGCCGGTTCCGGGAGCAGATCCTGCCGATCGAGGTCCAGCGCCGGCGCGAGACGGTGGCCTTCGACACCGACGAGCACCCGAAGGCCACGAGCGCCGAGGACCTGGCCAAGCTCCGTCCGGCCTTCTCCAAGACCGGCAGCGTCACGGCCGGCAACGCCTCGGGGCTGAACGACGGCGCCGCGGCCCTCGTCCTGTCGAGCGCCGCGCGGGCCGCGCGCGACGGCGCGACGCCCCTCGCCCGGATCGTCGGCTACGCCCACGCCGGCGTGGACCCGTCCGAGATGGGCATGGGCCCGGTGCCGGCGGTGCGGCGTCTGCTGGAGCGGACCGGCCTGCGGGCGGCGGATTTCGACGTCGTCGAGTCGAACGAGGCCTTCGCGGCGCAGGCCTGCGCGGTCTCCCGCGAACTCGACCTCGACCCCGACAGGGTCAACCCGAACGGCGGCGCCATCGCCCTCGGCCACCCGATCGGCGCCACGGGGGCGATCATCACCGTGAAGGCCCTCTACGAGCTGGCCCGGACCGGCGGCCGCTACGGGCTCGTCACCATGTGCATCGGCGGCGGCCAGGGGATCGCCATGGCCCTCGAGCGCGTCCCGTGA
- a CDS encoding phosphotransferase family protein, with product MLDADQRTALCAWIGRTLEAGTVALDDARPLTGGSIQENWMLSCRVDGAPRGFVLRKDAAATIASSRSRAEEFRILRAAFAAGVRVPEPVGFCADPGVVGAPFALMGLVAGIGLGPRVVKDTSLGGDRAALAEQLGRELARTHGILRADGPGAVPAGDLAFLGAPEPEPALAEIRALRASLDGIGAARPALEWGLRWAELRAPPCPQPVLVHRDFRTGNYMVDAEGLTAILDWEFAGWGDPVQDIGWFCAACWRFGRPDLEAGGIAPRAAFYRGYEAESGRAIDPEAVHYWEVMAHLRWAVIALEQGHRHVSGQETSLELALTGRMVPELEAAILRETAPERWGAR from the coding sequence ATGCTGGACGCGGATCAGAGGACGGCGCTCTGCGCCTGGATCGGTCGGACCCTGGAGGCCGGGACGGTCGCGCTCGACGACGCGCGGCCGCTGACCGGCGGCTCGATCCAGGAGAACTGGATGCTGTCCTGCCGGGTCGACGGCGCGCCCCGGGGCTTCGTCCTGCGCAAGGACGCGGCCGCCACCATCGCGTCGAGCCGCTCGCGGGCGGAGGAGTTCCGGATCCTGCGCGCCGCCTTCGCGGCCGGCGTGCGGGTGCCGGAGCCGGTCGGCTTCTGCGCGGATCCGGGGGTGGTCGGGGCGCCCTTCGCGCTGATGGGCCTCGTCGCCGGGATCGGGCTGGGGCCGCGGGTGGTCAAGGACACGAGCCTGGGCGGCGACCGCGCGGCGCTCGCCGAGCAGCTCGGCCGCGAGCTCGCCCGGACGCACGGCATCCTGCGGGCGGACGGCCCGGGAGCCGTCCCGGCGGGCGACCTCGCCTTCCTCGGCGCGCCCGAGCCCGAGCCGGCCCTGGCCGAGATCCGCGCGCTCCGGGCGAGTCTCGACGGGATCGGCGCCGCGCGCCCGGCCCTCGAATGGGGCCTGCGCTGGGCCGAGCTCCGCGCGCCGCCCTGTCCCCAGCCGGTCCTGGTCCACCGCGACTTCCGCACCGGCAACTACATGGTCGATGCCGAAGGCCTGACGGCGATCCTCGACTGGGAATTCGCCGGCTGGGGCGACCCGGTCCAGGATATCGGCTGGTTCTGCGCCGCCTGCTGGCGGTTCGGCCGGCCCGACCTGGAGGCCGGAGGCATCGCCCCGCGGGCCGCCTTCTACCGCGGCTACGAGGCCGAGAGCGGGCGCGCGATCGACCCGGAGGCGGTGCACTACTGGGAGGTCATGGCGCATCTGCGCTGGGCGGTGATCGCCCTGGAGCAGGGCCACCGCCACGTCTCCGGTCAGGAGACGTCGCTGGAGCTGGCGCTGACCGGCCGGATGGTGCCCGAACTCGAGGCCGCGATCCTGCGCGAGACCGCGCCCGAGCGGTGGGGAGCCCGATGA
- a CDS encoding DUF6285 domain-containing protein codes for MSESFPDAPAGAALLSVARQSLLDEVAPALSGRQRYVLLMAANAMGVVMREIAQAGAAAGAWERALGGAESPADLVAAIRAGRCDGDAALHAALVETTRIAAGIWKAPG; via the coding sequence ATGAGCGAATCCTTCCCGGACGCGCCCGCGGGCGCCGCCCTCCTGTCGGTCGCCCGGCAGAGCCTCCTCGACGAGGTCGCGCCGGCCCTGTCGGGGCGCCAGCGCTACGTCCTGCTGATGGCCGCCAACGCGATGGGCGTGGTCATGCGGGAGATCGCGCAGGCGGGCGCGGCGGCCGGGGCCTGGGAGCGGGCGCTGGGCGGCGCCGAATCGCCGGCCGATCTGGTCGCGGCGATCCGCGCCGGCCGGTGCGACGGGGACGCGGCGCTCCACGCCGCGCTCGTCGAGACGACGCGGATCGCCGCCGGCATCTGGAAGGCCCCGGGCTAG
- a CDS encoding CsbD family protein — MNRDQIRGASRHLKGRAQTALGGLTGDPARQVRGAVNQVAGGAQYAYGHARDRAEDLAEDGRHLAEAARRRADHLIDEGRDRARDVRRRGADYGRQAIRTADANRTNTLLGLAALAFAAGWLARRAR, encoded by the coding sequence ATGAACCGCGACCAGATCCGCGGCGCGTCCCGCCACCTCAAGGGCCGCGCCCAGACCGCCCTGGGCGGCCTGACCGGTGACCCGGCCCGCCAGGTGCGCGGCGCCGTCAACCAGGTGGCCGGCGGGGCGCAGTACGCCTACGGCCACGCCCGCGACCGGGCCGAGGACCTCGCGGAGGACGGCCGCCATCTGGCCGAGGCCGCCCGGAGACGGGCCGATCACCTGATCGACGAGGGCCGCGACCGCGCCCGGGACGTGCGCCGCCGCGGCGCGGATTACGGCCGGCAGGCGATCCGCACGGCCGACGCCAACCGCACCAACACCCTGCTGGGTCTGGCCGCCCTCGCCTTCGCGGCGGGCTGGCTCGCCCGCCGCGCCCGCTGA
- a CDS encoding CsbD family protein has protein sequence MSSTTDKIKGLANEAVGNVKQAAGKATGNDKLVAEGKAQELKGEAQKTVGDVKDGAKSIADKITGKH, from the coding sequence ATGAGCAGCACGACCGACAAGATCAAGGGCCTGGCCAACGAGGCGGTGGGCAACGTCAAGCAGGCGGCCGGCAAGGCGACGGGCAACGACAAGCTGGTGGCCGAGGGCAAGGCGCAGGAGCTGAAGGGTGAGGCGCAGAAGACCGTCGGCGACGTCAAGGACGGCGCCAAGTCCATCGCCGACAAGATCACCGGAAAGCACTGA
- a CDS encoding PhnA-like protein — MTTIQTVATPLAPDAHADTRAVLLNQVSWGAIFAGAVTALVTQVIINLVGVGVGLASVGTTAADNPSASTVSMGAGAWFVASGLVASLTGGLIAGRLSGKALPGAAALHGLVSWAVTTLVVLYLLTSAASGLVGGTLGTVSSALGGAGNLVGGTVQTAAQAAAPSLSKISNPLDGIEDKVRQQAAGQDPQAAKDAAVAAVRAVLTGDPAQKEQAKTRAADALAKAQSITPDQAKAQIDDYQKQYEQAVASAKQKAEAAAVTAKSAATQGAFYAALALILGALAAYVGGRLGAPKPATLLGAYETRRV, encoded by the coding sequence GTGACCACCATTCAGACCGTTGCAACGCCCCTCGCGCCGGACGCGCACGCCGACACGCGCGCCGTCCTGCTCAACCAAGTCTCCTGGGGCGCCATCTTCGCCGGCGCCGTGACCGCGCTGGTCACCCAGGTGATCATCAACCTCGTCGGCGTCGGCGTCGGGCTGGCCTCGGTCGGCACGACCGCCGCCGACAACCCCTCCGCCTCCACCGTCTCGATGGGCGCGGGCGCGTGGTTCGTCGCCTCCGGCCTCGTCGCCTCGCTGACCGGCGGCCTCATCGCCGGGCGGCTCTCGGGCAAGGCCCTGCCGGGCGCGGCCGCCCTGCACGGGCTGGTCTCGTGGGCGGTGACGACCCTGGTGGTGCTCTACCTGCTGACCTCGGCCGCCAGCGGCCTGGTCGGCGGCACGCTCGGCACGGTCTCGAGCGCGCTCGGCGGCGCCGGCAACCTCGTCGGCGGCACGGTGCAGACCGCCGCCCAGGCGGCGGCGCCGTCGCTGTCGAAGATCTCGAACCCGCTGGACGGCATCGAGGACAAGGTCCGCCAGCAGGCCGCCGGCCAGGACCCGCAGGCGGCCAAGGACGCGGCCGTGGCGGCGGTGAGGGCCGTCCTGACCGGTGACCCGGCCCAGAAGGAGCAGGCCAAGACCCGCGCCGCCGACGCCCTGGCCAAGGCGCAGAGCATCACGCCGGATCAGGCCAAGGCGCAGATCGACGACTACCAGAAGCAGTACGAGCAGGCGGTGGCCAGCGCCAAGCAGAAGGCCGAGGCGGCCGCGGTGACGGCGAAGTCGGCGGCCACGCAGGGCGCGTTCTACGCCGCTCTGGCGCTGATCCTGGGTGCGCTGGCGGCGTATGTCGGCGGCCGGCTGGGCGCGCCCAAGCCCGCGACCCTGCTCGGCGCCTACGAGACCCGGCGCGTCTGA
- a CDS encoding CsbD family protein, whose translation MVDTNRITGAARELGGKVQGAFGDLTGSRRDSVEGRAREAAGQAETLYGQAKDTVRDAADHVADHVTDAARDLGGRVRDAVDDLGADDVEARARRAQGAAQDQYARAERGVRHAAEEAYDYAEDAYARGSHALRRGTREVGQQVAEYPLAALLIAGIAGFGLGLLVSARRD comes from the coding sequence ATGGTCGATACCAATCGCATCACGGGCGCGGCCCGGGAACTCGGCGGCAAGGTGCAGGGCGCGTTCGGCGACCTGACCGGCTCGCGGCGGGACTCGGTCGAGGGCCGCGCCCGCGAGGCCGCCGGACAGGCCGAGACCCTCTACGGGCAGGCCAAGGACACCGTGCGCGACGCGGCCGACCACGTCGCCGACCACGTCACCGACGCCGCCCGCGACCTCGGCGGCCGGGTTCGCGACGCCGTCGACGATCTCGGGGCCGACGACGTCGAGGCCCGCGCCCGCCGCGCCCAGGGCGCCGCGCAGGACCAGTACGCCCGCGCCGAGCGCGGTGTCCGCCACGCGGCCGAGGAGGCGTACGACTACGCCGAGGACGCCTACGCGCGCGGCAGCCACGCCCTGCGCCGCGGCACCCGCGAGGTCGGCCAGCAGGTCGCCGAGTACCCGCTGGCCGCCCTGCTCATCGCCGGCATCGCGGGCTTCGGCCTCGGCCTGCTCGTCAGCGCCCGCCGCGACTGA
- a CDS encoding CsbD family protein, with amino-acid sequence MTEDRKTPSAEHLKGSVKEAIGKLTGDARTETEGRRQKRDEPGSKAPGPGSRGSDPR; translated from the coding sequence GTGACCGAAGACAGGAAGACACCGTCCGCCGAGCATCTCAAGGGCTCGGTGAAGGAGGCCATCGGCAAGCTGACCGGCGACGCCCGGACGGAGACCGAGGGCCGACGCCAGAAGCGCGACGAGCCCGGATCGAAGGCCCCTGGACCCGGGTCCAGGGGCTCCGACCCGCGCTGA
- a CDS encoding helix-turn-helix transcriptional regulator, whose protein sequence is MTAGVDRHELRQIIAGLSEGVILVEPDQTITYANEAALAMHGAESLDELGPTVDAYRDRFCLRYRNHITPNQYPIERVIAGERFHDVVVEVRRADKPDMDFVHSLRSLVATDRDGNPSCLALILKDVSDQFEAEERFERTFNANPAPAVITRLSDLRHVKVNHGFLEMTGYTRDAVIGRSAYEVDVLAGARNRDLAVARLNEGATIPQMEACLDLPDGGSRFVIVAGQPIAMGDEPCMLFTFADLELRRKAEAALRQSEERFAKAFRMTPVPTVLVRADDGQVTGVNEAFGRVFGLGEDRVVGRSLEEAGLWVADTQRLQVEAALARQGYVLGVEVCLRHESGASLDCMVSAERVEINETAFVLLVLQDITERKHTERELFDAIETVMADTSWFSRGLIEKLANLRRPGREAGDAAAPNLTVRERQILNLICSGLSDDAIARKLGLSRNTVRNHGAALYRKIGIHKRSEAVVWGRENGFPLSISDG, encoded by the coding sequence GTGACGGCGGGGGTCGACAGGCATGAGCTCCGGCAGATCATCGCCGGCCTGAGCGAGGGCGTGATCCTGGTCGAGCCCGACCAGACCATCACGTACGCCAACGAGGCCGCCCTGGCGATGCACGGCGCCGAGAGCCTCGACGAGCTCGGCCCCACCGTCGACGCCTACCGCGACCGCTTCTGCCTGCGCTACCGCAACCACATCACGCCAAACCAGTACCCGATCGAGCGCGTGATCGCGGGCGAGCGCTTCCACGACGTCGTGGTCGAGGTGCGGCGGGCCGACAAGCCCGACATGGACTTCGTCCACTCGCTGCGCAGCCTGGTGGCCACCGACCGCGACGGCAATCCGAGCTGCCTCGCGCTGATCCTCAAGGACGTGTCCGACCAGTTCGAGGCCGAGGAGCGGTTCGAGCGCACCTTCAACGCCAACCCGGCCCCGGCCGTGATCACGCGGCTGTCCGACCTGCGCCACGTCAAGGTCAACCACGGCTTCCTGGAGATGACCGGCTACACCCGCGACGCCGTGATCGGCCGCAGCGCCTACGAGGTCGACGTCCTGGCCGGCGCCCGCAACCGCGACCTCGCCGTCGCGCGGCTCAACGAGGGCGCCACGATCCCGCAGATGGAGGCCTGCCTCGACCTGCCCGACGGCGGGAGCCGGTTCGTGATCGTCGCCGGCCAGCCGATCGCGATGGGCGACGAGCCGTGCATGCTGTTCACCTTCGCCGACCTGGAGCTGCGCCGGAAGGCCGAGGCCGCGCTGCGCCAGAGCGAGGAGCGCTTCGCCAAGGCGTTCCGGATGACGCCGGTGCCGACCGTGCTGGTGCGGGCCGACGACGGTCAGGTCACGGGCGTGAACGAGGCGTTCGGCCGGGTCTTCGGCCTGGGCGAGGACCGCGTCGTCGGCCGCTCGCTGGAGGAGGCCGGCCTGTGGGTCGCCGACACGCAGCGCCTGCAGGTCGAGGCCGCGCTGGCGCGGCAGGGCTACGTGCTGGGCGTCGAGGTGTGCCTGCGCCACGAGAGCGGCGCGAGCCTCGACTGCATGGTCTCGGCCGAGCGGGTCGAGATCAACGAGACGGCCTTCGTTCTGCTGGTCCTGCAGGACATCACCGAGCGCAAGCACACGGAGCGGGAGCTGTTCGACGCGATCGAGACGGTGATGGCCGACACGTCGTGGTTCAGCCGCGGGCTGATCGAGAAGCTGGCGAACCTGCGCCGTCCCGGCCGGGAGGCGGGCGACGCGGCGGCGCCGAACCTGACGGTGCGCGAGCGCCAGATCCTCAACCTGATCTGCTCGGGGCTCAGCGACGACGCGATCGCGCGCAAGCTCGGGCTGTCGCGCAACACGGTACGCAATCACGGCGCCGCGCTCTACCGCAAGATCGGCATCCACAAGCGCAGCGAGGCAGTCGTCTGGGGACGCGAGAACGGATTTCCGCTGAGCATATCTGACGGATAA
- a CDS encoding RNA polymerase subunit sigma-70, translating to MAVISGSGARSEGSLRELSSEVAEFDTASRLRRLLGRLSEAADAAEAEGQVPAGFGTALIDAVPELRRSALSLTCDAIAGDVQGDDLVRLTLLKAWERRAEFRSGTGMPAWLVAILRSRPVNGRVAHRLAAADPGIGRPALRAGPAEGRVAGRRVS from the coding sequence GTGGCCGTCATCTCCGGATCGGGTGCGCGATCCGAGGGCAGTCTGCGAGAACTTTCTTCAGAAGTTGCAGAATTCGATACGGCCTCGCGTTTAAGGCGCCTGCTCGGCCGCCTGTCGGAGGCCGCCGACGCCGCGGAGGCCGAGGGGCAGGTCCCGGCCGGCTTCGGGACGGCGCTGATCGACGCTGTGCCGGAGCTGCGCCGCAGCGCGCTGTCGCTGACCTGTGACGCCATCGCGGGCGACGTCCAGGGGGACGACCTCGTCCGGCTGACCCTCCTGAAGGCCTGGGAGCGCCGGGCGGAGTTCCGGAGCGGCACCGGGATGCCCGCGTGGCTCGTCGCGATCCTGCGTAGCCGCCCCGTCAACGGCCGCGTCGCGCACCGCCTCGCGGCGGCGGATCCGGGGATAGGTCGGCCGGCGCTCCGCGCCGGGCCGGCCGAAGGGCGCGTCGCGGGGCGGCGTGTGTCCTGA